The following DNA comes from Thermococcus sp. LS1.
ACTGTGGAAAGGCTCTATCATCTTGGAGTTTCAAGAATAGTCGTCGGTTACCCGAAAGGCATCAGTAGGGACTCTGATAAAGGCAGAAAACAGAATTACCTACTCTCCCACGTCTGGCGTTTTAACTACGTCATAAAACGCCTTAAAGAGGTTGCTGAAGAGTATGGTATTTCTATTGTAGTTGTTGATGAGGCTTTTACTTCTCAATCCTGCCCTTTCTGCGGCCAACGCCATCCAAACGGGAGGATTTTCAGAGGTTTGTTTAAGTGCCGTAGAGAGGGTGTTGTTATGAACGCAGACCTTGTTGGAGCCTTCAACATTTTGAAGAGGGTGGTAAGAACCATAACCCCGAGCCTCTCTGCTTTGTCGGGAGGTAGGGGTAATGGGGGGAAGGCCCTCCCCGAGGGGCTAAAAAGCCCACCCTTGTTAGGCTTTAATGAAGCCCCTCAAACCTCCCTGCCTTTGGCGAGGGGTTAATTCGTTGGAACCTGGCTAAGGCGGGGAGGAGGTCAGACTGCTCCCCTCAGAACCGTCCACCCATTGAAAACTCGAAAAATCCTCCGATTGTCCTGAATGTTAAAAAAGAGGGACTCAAACGAGGTCCCTCAGCTTCTTCACCTTTCCTGCCTTTATCTCAAGGTAACCGAGCTTCTTCAGGAGGCGAAGGATTTCTTCCAGAGCCTTCGGCGAATAGTTTATCACGAGGGTTCCCTTCTCGGTGGGTATGGCCATCGGTGAAACCCTCACGAAGCCCTTCACCAGATCCTCCTCGGGAACCTTCTCGTTTTCGAGGGCCTTGAGGATTTCCCCTGCGAGAATAGCCCTGCCGATTAGCCCGAAGTAGACCTTTAGGAGGTAGTCCTCGGGGAAGTACCTGGCGGCGAGCTTTCCGAGGGTGTTTATCTTGCGTATGTCGAGCTCGAGAATCTCGAACTCGTACTCCATGGTCAGGTCGGTGAAGGCGAACTGCTTGGCGATTTTCTCGGTGCTCTCCGGGTTGTGAACGAGGTTGAAGGGGAACTTAAACTCAAACCTAAGCTTGGTGATATCAACACCCTCTTTGAGCTTTATTATCCCGTCGCTGTACTCTATCGCCTCGTTTCTCGTGAGCTGGTCGAGGATTTCAGCGACCCACGGGCCCTCCTGGATGAGCGTCTCGAATCTCTCGCCAACCTTTATGTGCTCCAGAATGTGGTTCAGACTCTCCTTGAAGGACAGAAAACCTTCTTTGAGCGCTTCCCTGTCGGCTCCTTCCATGACGTCTATCTGAGCACTTATCTCTTCAAGTGTTCCCTCGAGAAGATAACCTACGAAGCTCTCGAAGCTCAGTCTCTCATGAAGTTCGAACTTGATACCTTCTCTCTTGAGGTCTTCCAGCAGCGACCTTTTGACCGCCTCGTTCTTCGTGACGAACCTCATTCTATCACCGAACGGGAAACGATTAAAAGCCTTATAGGTTTTTGGTTTCTGGAGGTGAGGATATGAGCGAGAGGCAGTACCTCCTCGACAAGACTCTTGAAACATGGAAGGGTAAGAGGGTGGCCCTAGCCGTAAGCAACGAGCACTCCTTCACGGGAATACTCGAAGACTTCGACGAGGAGGTTATCCTCCTGAGGGACGTCGTGGACATAGCCGGAAACAAGGCCAAGGCGTTGATAGTTAAAATCGATGACCTTAACTGGATAATGCTCCTGTGAGGGGATACTATGAAGGCCGTAGCATTTGTTGGCTACAAAAAGAGTGGAAAAACGGCGACGGTTGAGGCGGTCGCGAGAGTTCTGAAAGAGCGCGGTTACAGAGTTGCGATAGCCAAGAGCATGCATGCAGATTTTGACAAAGAGAACAGCGACACCTGGCGCTTCTCAAAGATTGCCGACGCTGTCATCGTGAAGGCCCACGACACCGATGCGCTCCTCTTCAGGGCCAAGGACATAAATGTCCTCTTTTCAATGGTCAACGCCGATTTTCTTCTGCTGGAGGGCTTTAAATCGGTGCAGCACTTGCCCAGGGTCATCTGCGCCAGAGACGCCAAGGACGTCCTCGAGCTCAGCGATGGTCTAGCGATAGCGGTGAGCGGGGTCATAGCCGAGAGCGGAATTGACGAGGTTGATGGATTGCCGGTTATAAACGCCCTCACCGAGCCCGAGAGGCTCGCCGACC
Coding sequences within:
- a CDS encoding LSm family protein, translated to MSERQYLLDKTLETWKGKRVALAVSNEHSFTGILEDFDEEVILLRDVVDIAGNKAKALIVKIDDLNWIMLL
- a CDS encoding molybdopterin-guanine dinucleotide biosynthesis protein MobB, with protein sequence MKAVAFVGYKKSGKTATVEAVARVLKERGYRVAIAKSMHADFDKENSDTWRFSKIADAVIVKAHDTDALLFRAKDINVLFSMVNADFLLLEGFKSVQHLPRVICARDAKDVLELSDGLAIAVSGVIAESGIDEVDGLPVINALTEPERLADLVEKRAFMLPNIDCRMCGYKCAEMARMIVKGEKTLNDCVVLSSKPKVTVKIDGQVLPMKDWVQELVEKTIKGMLSAMKGYRGGKKIEIIIRED